One window of Corallococcus caeni genomic DNA carries:
- a CDS encoding ABC transporter substrate-binding protein — protein sequence MRGRRGDGTGLTPGARWGVVLVLAAGLLLPGCRREAPARAATPEEVRRGRGFFQRGQSPQGSPLTGLLGPERVELEGAVAACARCHGPSGRGSREGGVEVPDITPGSLQHARAVGLEDIEDRSRPAYTRATLLRAITEGRSAGGRPLGVAMPRYVITEADADALLGYLQTLDVAPDPGLSATTLTVGAALPLTGPLAPVGQEVQAVVRAMFEDVNARGGVFRRRLELVVEDDAALYAAAASSAGADATARLLERDVFALVASLRPATLASDARLEREGAPLVLPLPLEPGPPPDEGPVFFLYPEPSALARLAVQHLASTQAPRLRRQPLAVVHPGDAAGRAWWEAVRAEADRRELAPPLDWGLALEETEPGPAPFAVLYTGTSEGLALLVRTLAARAMKVPVFAPGSLADPRRPELTQGQVTFLSPLGLGEHAPDLEALTAFMDRHGLKPGHTAFQLGAYAAARVFVEAVTRAGADLTRAGLQQQLESLRDFDTGVSPPVSFGVNRRVGVQGAQLATLEATGRLRAASDWIPLSP from the coding sequence ATGCGCGGGAGGCGCGGTGACGGGACGGGGCTCACGCCAGGGGCGCGGTGGGGCGTGGTGCTGGTGCTCGCGGCCGGACTGCTGCTGCCCGGTTGCAGGCGCGAGGCCCCTGCGCGGGCCGCGACTCCCGAGGAGGTGAGGCGCGGGCGCGGCTTCTTCCAGCGGGGCCAATCCCCCCAGGGCTCACCGCTCACCGGCCTCCTGGGGCCCGAGCGGGTGGAGCTGGAAGGGGCCGTCGCCGCTTGCGCCCGGTGCCACGGCCCTTCCGGACGGGGCAGCCGTGAGGGCGGCGTGGAGGTGCCGGACATCACTCCCGGCTCGCTCCAGCATGCGCGCGCGGTGGGGCTGGAGGACATCGAGGACCGCTCACGCCCCGCGTACACGCGCGCCACGCTGCTGCGCGCCATCACGGAGGGCCGCTCCGCCGGCGGCCGTCCCCTGGGCGTGGCCATGCCGCGCTACGTGATCACGGAGGCGGACGCGGACGCCCTGCTCGGCTACCTCCAGACGCTGGATGTGGCGCCGGATCCCGGCCTCTCCGCGACGACGCTCACGGTGGGCGCGGCGCTGCCGTTGACGGGGCCGCTGGCGCCGGTGGGCCAGGAGGTCCAGGCGGTGGTGCGCGCGATGTTCGAGGACGTGAACGCGCGCGGCGGAGTCTTCCGGCGCCGGCTGGAGCTGGTGGTGGAGGACGACGCGGCGCTGTACGCGGCGGCCGCGTCCTCCGCGGGCGCGGATGCCACGGCGCGACTGCTCGAGCGGGACGTCTTCGCGCTGGTGGCCAGCCTCCGCCCGGCGACGCTCGCGTCCGACGCGCGGCTGGAGCGCGAAGGCGCGCCGCTGGTGCTGCCCCTGCCGCTGGAGCCAGGACCGCCGCCGGACGAGGGGCCGGTGTTCTTCCTCTACCCGGAGCCCTCCGCCCTGGCCCGGCTCGCGGTGCAGCACCTGGCCAGCACGCAGGCGCCCCGGCTGCGCCGGCAGCCGCTCGCGGTGGTGCATCCAGGGGACGCGGCCGGACGCGCGTGGTGGGAGGCCGTGCGCGCGGAGGCGGACCGCCGGGAGCTGGCCCCGCCGCTGGACTGGGGCCTCGCGCTGGAGGAGACGGAGCCGGGGCCGGCGCCGTTCGCCGTGCTGTACACCGGGACGTCCGAGGGACTGGCCCTGCTCGTGCGCACGCTGGCCGCCCGCGCGATGAAGGTGCCGGTGTTCGCCCCGGGGTCGCTCGCGGATCCGCGACGGCCGGAGCTCACGCAAGGGCAGGTCACCTTCCTGTCGCCCCTGGGGCTGGGCGAGCACGCGCCCGACCTGGAGGCGCTGACCGCGTTCATGGACCGGCACGGCTTGAAGCCCGGCCACACCGCCTTCCAGCTGGGGGCCTACGCCGCCGCGCGGGTGTTCGTGGAGGCCGTCACCCGCGCGGGCGCGGACCTCACGCGCGCGGGGCTTCAACAGCAACTGGAGTCCCTGCGCGACTTCGACACCGGGGTCTCTCCGCCCGTCAGCTTCGGCGTGAACCGCAGGGTCGGCGTCCAGGGCGCGCAGCTCGCGACGCTGGAAGCGACGGGACGCCTGCGGGCCGCGTCAGACTGGATTCCCCTGTCACCCTGA
- a CDS encoding SCO family protein produces the protein MTMPSLKQALFALALTCAPLAHAQEDVRVPLPAQPAAPASLEVTVPDVALVDQHGRQVKLWTDLVRGQTVAINFIFTRCKTICTPVTATLARARKELGPKSNVRFISITLDVNNDTPERLAKFAEPFHPGPDWSFLTGEPAKVKEALVALGGYVPDKESHRPLVLVGNALTSRWTRVDGLGSPSRIVEAVKEAQASSAAPPELAAVDGTAAQDAAAAKYFTNTELVDQHGKTHRFYEDLVRGRTVLINFAFTSCKGACSPITQHLAQVQKQLAGRMGKDVHMLTLSVDPTNDTPKNLAKFAKKFGAQPGWYFLTGSRENLTLVLKKLGGYAEKPDEHNTTLLIGDASTGMWVKSPAMAMADNIVAAVEHLNDPR, from the coding sequence ATGACGATGCCCTCCCTGAAGCAGGCCCTGTTCGCCCTGGCGCTGACGTGCGCGCCGCTCGCGCACGCGCAAGAGGACGTGCGCGTCCCCCTCCCCGCCCAGCCGGCGGCGCCCGCGTCCCTGGAGGTGACGGTGCCAGACGTGGCGCTGGTGGATCAGCACGGCCGGCAGGTGAAGCTGTGGACGGACCTGGTGCGCGGGCAGACCGTGGCCATCAACTTCATCTTCACGCGCTGCAAGACCATCTGCACGCCGGTGACGGCCACGCTGGCCCGGGCGCGCAAGGAGCTGGGCCCGAAGTCGAACGTGCGCTTCATCTCCATCACGCTGGACGTGAACAACGACACGCCGGAGCGGCTGGCGAAGTTCGCGGAGCCCTTCCACCCCGGGCCGGACTGGTCCTTCCTCACCGGCGAGCCCGCGAAGGTGAAGGAGGCGCTGGTGGCCCTGGGGGGCTACGTGCCGGACAAGGAGTCGCACCGGCCGCTCGTGCTCGTGGGCAACGCGCTCACCAGCCGGTGGACGCGCGTGGACGGGCTGGGCAGCCCCTCGCGCATCGTGGAGGCGGTCAAGGAGGCCCAGGCGTCCTCCGCCGCGCCACCCGAGCTGGCCGCCGTGGACGGCACCGCCGCCCAGGACGCCGCGGCGGCGAAGTACTTCACCAACACGGAGCTGGTGGACCAGCACGGCAAGACGCACCGCTTCTACGAGGACCTGGTGCGGGGCCGGACGGTGCTCATCAACTTCGCGTTCACGTCCTGCAAGGGCGCGTGCTCCCCCATCACGCAGCACCTGGCGCAGGTGCAGAAGCAGCTGGCGGGGCGCATGGGCAAGGACGTGCACATGCTCACGCTCTCCGTGGACCCCACCAACGACACGCCGAAGAACCTGGCGAAGTTCGCGAAGAAGTTCGGCGCGCAGCCGGGGTGGTATTTCCTCACGGGCTCCAGGGAGAACCTCACGCTCGTGCTGAAGAAGCTCGGCGGCTACGCGGAGAAGCCGGACGAGCACAACACGACGCTGCTCATCGGTGACGCCTCCACGGGCATGTGGGTCAAGTCCCCGGCCATGGCGATGGCGGACAACATCGTCGCCGCCGTGGAACACCTGAACGATCCCAGGTGA
- a CDS encoding response regulator transcription factor, which yields MKFLLVEDEAKMVLLLRKGLGEEGHTLDVCSRGSEALALGCPEDYDVIVLDWSLPDTDGMTLLKGWREAGVRTPVLMLTARGTTADKVKGLRSGADDYLVKPFDFEELLARLEVLGRRSEAKDGVVRLGELVLDPGRRILRLGSREESLTAREFALFSALARHPGEPQVRARLMEQTWGPDFDGSANVLDVYVGYLRTKLERMEATHVTIRSVRGVGYKLVVALPGGLPA from the coding sequence ATGAAATTCCTGCTCGTCGAAGACGAGGCGAAGATGGTGCTCCTGCTTCGCAAGGGATTGGGGGAAGAGGGGCACACCCTGGATGTCTGTTCGCGGGGCAGCGAGGCGCTCGCGCTGGGATGCCCGGAGGACTACGACGTCATCGTCCTCGACTGGTCGCTGCCGGACACGGATGGCATGACGCTGCTCAAGGGCTGGCGCGAGGCCGGCGTGCGCACTCCGGTGCTGATGCTGACGGCGCGCGGCACCACCGCCGACAAGGTGAAGGGCCTGCGCTCTGGCGCGGACGACTATCTGGTCAAGCCCTTCGACTTCGAGGAGTTGCTCGCGCGGCTGGAGGTGCTGGGGCGCCGGAGCGAAGCGAAGGACGGCGTGGTGCGCCTGGGGGAGCTGGTGCTGGATCCCGGCCGGCGCATCCTGCGCCTCGGTTCGCGCGAGGAGTCGCTCACCGCGCGCGAGTTCGCCCTCTTCAGCGCCCTGGCGCGCCATCCCGGTGAGCCCCAGGTGCGGGCGCGGCTGATGGAGCAGACGTGGGGGCCGGACTTCGACGGCAGCGCCAACGTGCTCGACGTGTACGTCGGGTACCTGCGCACGAAGCTGGAGCGGATGGAGGCCACGCACGTCACCATCCGCTCCGTGCGGGGCGTGGGCTACAAGCTCGTGGTGGCGCTGCCGGGTGGGCTCCCGGCATGA
- a CDS encoding cation-translocating P-type ATPase, with translation MDPTIEGQEPPGRKPQGTEPLQGASGLTSQEAARRLREQGPNEIRRAEARSPVRQFLEQFNSPMIWLLLGACILSGFIGELADAVAIGTIVLFNALVGFFQEYRAERAVLALRSMTAPRARVLRDGRSRLVPAAQVVSGDVLVLEAGDVVAADARLLEAHSLATNEAPLTGESTPVEKHAVPVAPEAPLAERHDCVFLGTAVTSGTGRAEVIATGMRTELGRIAHLLESAEESVTPLQVRLAGVSRMLLFLCLGLVAVVFVLGLLHGQPWLVVLLSATSLAVAAVPEGLPAVVTIALAIGVQRMAGRNVLVRKLPAVETLGSASVICTDKTGTLTTGRMTVRELWGQDGPALLFAAAACCDAELGEEGRTGTGDPTEVALLLAAAERGIRREDIERERPRRAVLPFDSDRKRMSILRADGVLYVKGAVDVLLPRCGSGTQGALAANEDMARRGLRVLAVATGHDTHEEELRLLGLVGMADPPRTDAIDAIAAARRAGVRTVMLTGDHPITAQAIAREMGILHAGEAPSLAVHARVTAEDKLKIVREWKARGEVVAMTGDGVNDAPALREAHIGIAMGLTGTEVTREAADMILTDDRYSSIVAAVQEGRGIFENIRKTLVYLLAGNSGELALMLGASVAGLPAPLLPLHLLWINLVTDGLPALALVMDPTDKDVLEHPPRRLEEPMLGRSQWGAVLFTGALMATVGLTTFIWTYHSRGLESARSLTFFMVIFSELFRAFAARSQTRLFWEVGAFTNLRLLGVVGVSTVVQVAIHYFPATQTLFRLEPFSWRECALAMLLGLIPVSAVELSKLAHRFPRRAPSLTD, from the coding sequence ATGGATCCGACGATCGAGGGACAGGAGCCGCCAGGCCGGAAGCCCCAGGGGACGGAGCCCCTCCAGGGCGCGTCCGGCCTCACGTCCCAGGAGGCCGCTCGACGACTGCGTGAGCAGGGGCCCAATGAAATCCGGCGGGCCGAAGCCCGGTCCCCGGTGCGTCAGTTCCTCGAGCAGTTCAACTCGCCGATGATCTGGCTCCTGCTGGGCGCCTGCATCCTGTCCGGCTTCATCGGGGAGCTGGCGGACGCCGTCGCCATTGGCACCATCGTCCTCTTCAACGCGCTGGTGGGCTTCTTCCAGGAGTACCGGGCGGAGCGCGCGGTGCTGGCGCTGCGGTCCATGACGGCACCTCGCGCGCGCGTCCTGCGCGACGGCCGCTCCCGTCTCGTTCCCGCCGCCCAGGTGGTCTCCGGGGACGTGCTCGTCCTGGAGGCGGGCGACGTGGTGGCCGCGGATGCGCGGCTGCTCGAGGCCCACTCGCTCGCGACGAACGAGGCCCCACTGACGGGCGAGAGCACGCCAGTGGAGAAGCACGCCGTGCCGGTGGCTCCGGAGGCTCCGCTCGCGGAGCGCCATGACTGCGTGTTCCTGGGAACCGCGGTCACGAGCGGGACAGGGCGCGCCGAGGTCATCGCCACCGGGATGCGGACGGAGCTCGGGAGGATCGCGCACCTGCTCGAATCCGCGGAGGAGAGCGTGACGCCCTTGCAGGTGCGCCTCGCGGGCGTGAGCCGCATGCTCCTCTTTCTCTGCCTGGGGCTGGTCGCGGTGGTGTTCGTGCTGGGCCTGCTTCACGGGCAGCCTTGGCTGGTGGTGCTCCTGAGCGCCACCTCGCTCGCCGTCGCCGCCGTTCCCGAGGGCTTGCCGGCGGTGGTCACCATCGCGCTGGCCATCGGCGTCCAGCGCATGGCCGGGCGCAATGTGCTGGTGCGCAAGCTGCCGGCGGTGGAGACCCTGGGCTCGGCGTCCGTCATCTGCACCGACAAGACGGGCACCCTCACCACGGGGCGGATGACCGTCCGGGAGCTGTGGGGACAGGACGGGCCGGCGCTCCTCTTCGCGGCGGCTGCCTGCTGCGACGCGGAGCTGGGCGAGGAGGGCCGGACCGGGACGGGAGACCCCACCGAGGTCGCGCTGCTCCTGGCCGCGGCCGAGCGGGGCATCCGCCGCGAGGACATCGAGCGGGAGCGCCCCCGCAGGGCGGTCCTCCCGTTCGACTCCGACCGCAAGCGGATGTCCATCCTCCGCGCGGACGGCGTCCTCTACGTGAAGGGCGCCGTGGACGTGCTGCTGCCCCGGTGCGGCTCGGGCACGCAAGGGGCGCTCGCCGCCAACGAGGACATGGCCCGCCGCGGGCTGCGGGTGCTGGCCGTGGCCACCGGTCATGACACCCACGAGGAGGAGCTGCGCTTGCTGGGCCTCGTGGGGATGGCGGATCCGCCGCGCACGGACGCCATCGACGCGATCGCCGCGGCCCGGCGCGCGGGCGTGCGGACGGTGATGCTCACGGGGGACCACCCCATCACGGCCCAGGCCATCGCCCGGGAGATGGGCATCCTCCACGCAGGGGAAGCCCCGTCCCTGGCCGTCCATGCCCGCGTCACGGCCGAGGACAAGCTCAAGATCGTCCGCGAATGGAAGGCCCGCGGCGAAGTGGTGGCCATGACGGGAGACGGCGTGAACGACGCGCCGGCCCTGCGCGAGGCGCACATCGGCATCGCGATGGGCCTGACGGGCACCGAGGTCACCCGCGAGGCCGCGGACATGATCCTCACCGATGATCGCTACTCCAGCATCGTCGCCGCCGTGCAGGAGGGGCGGGGGATCTTCGAGAACATCCGCAAGACGCTGGTGTACCTGCTGGCCGGCAACTCCGGGGAGCTGGCGCTGATGCTGGGTGCCTCAGTGGCCGGGCTCCCGGCGCCCCTGCTCCCGCTGCACCTGCTGTGGATCAACCTGGTCACGGATGGACTGCCCGCGCTGGCGCTGGTGATGGACCCGACGGACAAGGACGTGCTCGAGCACCCGCCGCGCCGGCTGGAAGAGCCCATGCTGGGCCGTTCACAGTGGGGCGCGGTGCTCTTCACCGGCGCGCTGATGGCCACGGTGGGCCTTACGACCTTCATCTGGACGTATCACTCGCGTGGACTGGAGAGCGCGCGCTCGCTGACCTTCTTCATGGTCATCTTCTCCGAGCTGTTCCGGGCGTTCGCGGCGCGGAGCCAGACGCGGCTCTTCTGGGAGGTGGGCGCCTTCACCAACCTGCGGCTGCTCGGGGTGGTGGGGGTGTCCACCGTCGTCCAGGTCGCCATCCACTACTTCCCGGCCACGCAGACGCTCTTCCGGCTGGAGCCGTTCTCCTGGAGGGAGTGCGCGCTGGCGATGCTGCTGGGGCTCATTCCCGTCAGCGCCGTCGAGCTGTCCAAGCTCGCACACCGCTTCCCGCGGCGAGCACCCTCGCTCACGGATTGA
- a CDS encoding VOC family protein — protein MGTKIFVNLPVESLDRAVGFFTKLGYSFNPQFTDANATCMIISEDIYAMLLVKPFFKSFIKKDISDAKKATEVIIALTAESRAAVDALMEKALAAGAKETKEKMDQGFMYQRSFEDLDGHQWESFWMDPAAAQPQQ, from the coding sequence ATGGGCACCAAGATCTTCGTCAACCTCCCCGTCGAGTCGCTGGACCGCGCGGTCGGGTTCTTCACGAAGCTGGGCTACTCGTTCAACCCCCAGTTCACCGACGCCAACGCCACCTGCATGATCATCAGCGAGGACATCTACGCGATGCTGCTGGTGAAGCCGTTCTTCAAGAGCTTCATCAAGAAGGACATCTCGGACGCGAAGAAGGCCACCGAGGTCATCATCGCGCTGACGGCGGAGAGCCGTGCTGCGGTCGACGCGCTGATGGAGAAGGCGCTGGCGGCGGGCGCGAAGGAGACCAAGGAGAAGATGGACCAGGGCTTCATGTACCAGCGCAGCTTCGAGGACCTGGACGGCCACCAGTGGGAGTCCTTTTGGATGGACCCCGCCGCCGCGCAGCCGCAGCAGTGA
- a CDS encoding sensor histidine kinase: MKLTRRLWLHGALLPALATLGALAVAGQLFRADLERSLDRALLAQAAVESVSLFDGPGQKVHLHMAVSPLVEAVRPFAPQGYLYQADGRLVMRYPPVAEGAPEPPRRVPGNREGPPLLTTEVAPDGSRWREVMVNVRSPQGEWYGLRLLASLGQVDRSVESFFRMAFSLTALMGGLLLIVQTLLARRLSRRLGAIARSLDRLREGDFTLSFDGDTSTDEIGQVGAALREATARVRGAREAQERLIANAAHELRTPLALMRTSLDLALRRERSLEELRAALQDARTEVDRLAVLSDSLLDMATAGRGAWDWKKGDLGLLLTHAVEGARAEAERRGLLIHLEAPAGTQAPFDAGSLRQAVDNLLGNALKFSPRGGEIHVRLAAEAGRFLVSVRDTGPGIPLAERDAVFEPFHRVAGAEPRPGAGLGLAIVREVARRHGGWAYVAPGTGPGAELVLELPAAPPLEGRASG, encoded by the coding sequence ATGAAGCTGACGCGGCGCCTGTGGTTGCACGGGGCCCTGCTGCCCGCGCTGGCCACGCTGGGCGCGCTGGCGGTCGCGGGGCAGCTGTTCCGCGCGGACCTGGAACGCTCGCTGGATCGCGCGCTGCTTGCGCAGGCCGCCGTGGAGAGCGTGAGCCTCTTCGACGGTCCCGGGCAGAAGGTCCACCTGCACATGGCCGTCTCTCCGCTGGTGGAGGCGGTGCGCCCCTTCGCCCCGCAGGGCTACCTCTACCAGGCGGATGGGCGGCTGGTGATGCGCTATCCACCGGTCGCCGAGGGCGCGCCCGAACCGCCGCGCCGAGTGCCGGGCAACCGGGAGGGTCCTCCGCTGCTGACCACCGAGGTGGCTCCGGACGGAAGCCGGTGGCGCGAGGTCATGGTGAACGTGCGTTCGCCGCAGGGGGAATGGTACGGGCTGCGGTTGCTGGCCTCGCTGGGACAGGTGGACCGCTCGGTGGAGTCGTTCTTCCGGATGGCGTTCTCCCTGACGGCGCTCATGGGAGGGCTGCTGCTCATCGTCCAGACCTTGCTCGCGCGCCGGTTGTCGCGGCGGCTGGGGGCCATTGCCCGGAGCCTGGACCGGCTGCGCGAAGGGGACTTCACGCTGTCCTTCGATGGGGACACGAGCACCGACGAGATCGGCCAGGTGGGCGCGGCGCTCCGAGAGGCCACGGCGCGTGTGCGCGGCGCACGCGAGGCGCAGGAGCGGCTCATCGCGAACGCGGCGCATGAGCTGCGCACGCCGCTGGCGCTGATGCGCACCAGCCTGGACCTCGCGCTGCGGCGCGAGCGGAGCCTGGAGGAGCTGCGCGCCGCGCTCCAGGACGCGCGCACGGAGGTGGACCGGCTGGCGGTGCTGTCGGACTCGCTGCTGGACATGGCCACCGCGGGGCGCGGCGCGTGGGATTGGAAGAAGGGGGACCTGGGCCTGCTCCTGACGCACGCGGTGGAAGGTGCCCGCGCGGAGGCCGAGCGGCGGGGCCTGCTCATCCACCTGGAAGCGCCCGCCGGGACGCAGGCCCCGTTCGACGCGGGCAGCCTGCGGCAGGCGGTGGACAACCTGCTGGGCAACGCCCTCAAGTTCTCCCCGCGGGGCGGAGAGATTCACGTCCGGCTCGCGGCGGAGGCGGGGCGCTTCCTCGTGAGCGTCAGGGACACCGGCCCGGGCATCCCCCTGGCGGAGCGCGACGCGGTGTTCGAACCCTTCCACCGCGTCGCGGGCGCGGAGCCCAGGCCCGGCGCGGGGCTGGGCCTGGCCATCGTGCGCGAGGTCGCGCGGCGGCACGGGGGTTGGGCCTACGTCGCGCCGGGGACGGGGCCCGGCGCCGAGCTGGTGCTGGAGCTGCCGGCCGCGCCGCCCCTGGAGGGCCGGGCCTCAGGGTGA
- a CDS encoding FAD-binding oxidoreductase, translated as MTVDVERALAEVLPAEAVITDPDVLAAHRNDQAEWAPSGMPRVLVRPASTAEVQAVLRVATALRVPVVPRGAGSGLSGGANASDGCIVLSLMRMNRILEVDRRGMLAVVQPGALNGAVKAAAAEQGLWYAPDPASWEFSSIGGNLATNAGGLCCVKYGVTGDAVLGLEAVLADGTVVRTGGRTVKNVAGYDLTRLFVGSEGTLGVLTEATLRLRPRPPKATTLVAAFPTLVSAGTAVCDIMERTRPSLLELMDRTTVRAVEAWKPMGLDVEAAALLLARSDAGGPQGEEELALMVASCERAGATTVMSTADEVEGELLMGARRFAFPALEQRGATLLDDVGVPVVRIPELLAEVERIAERHGVLIGTFGHAGDGNMHPTVVFDRKDAAALARAKEAFDDILRAALALGGTITGEHGVGSLKRGFLGAQLGPETLRLHQAIKGALDPLGLLNPGKVL; from the coding sequence ATGACGGTCGACGTGGAGCGGGCGCTGGCGGAGGTGTTGCCGGCGGAGGCGGTCATCACGGATCCGGACGTGCTCGCGGCGCACCGGAACGATCAAGCCGAGTGGGCGCCCTCGGGCATGCCGCGTGTGTTGGTGCGGCCCGCCTCCACCGCCGAGGTCCAGGCCGTGCTCCGCGTGGCCACGGCGCTGCGCGTGCCGGTGGTGCCCCGGGGCGCGGGCTCCGGCCTGTCGGGCGGCGCGAACGCGAGCGACGGCTGCATCGTCCTGTCGCTCATGCGGATGAACCGCATCCTGGAGGTGGACCGGCGCGGCATGCTGGCCGTCGTGCAGCCCGGCGCACTCAACGGCGCGGTGAAGGCCGCCGCCGCGGAGCAGGGCCTCTGGTACGCGCCGGATCCCGCGAGCTGGGAGTTCTCCTCCATCGGCGGCAACCTGGCGACGAACGCGGGAGGCCTGTGCTGCGTGAAGTACGGCGTGACAGGCGACGCGGTGCTGGGCCTGGAGGCGGTGCTCGCGGACGGCACCGTGGTGCGCACCGGCGGACGCACGGTGAAGAACGTGGCGGGCTATGACCTGACGCGCCTCTTCGTCGGCTCCGAGGGCACGCTGGGCGTCCTCACCGAGGCGACCCTGCGGCTGCGGCCCCGGCCGCCGAAGGCGACGACGCTGGTGGCCGCGTTCCCGACGCTCGTGAGCGCGGGCACCGCCGTCTGCGACATCATGGAGCGCACGCGCCCTTCCCTGCTGGAGCTGATGGACCGCACCACCGTGCGCGCCGTGGAGGCCTGGAAGCCCATGGGCCTGGACGTCGAAGCCGCGGCCCTGCTCCTGGCGCGCTCCGACGCGGGAGGTCCGCAGGGAGAAGAGGAGCTGGCCCTGATGGTCGCGTCCTGTGAGCGGGCCGGCGCGACCACCGTGATGAGCACCGCCGACGAGGTCGAGGGCGAGCTCCTCATGGGCGCCCGGCGCTTCGCCTTCCCCGCGCTGGAGCAGCGCGGCGCCACGCTGCTGGACGACGTGGGCGTGCCCGTCGTGCGCATCCCGGAGCTGCTGGCCGAAGTGGAGCGCATCGCGGAGCGGCATGGGGTGCTCATCGGGACGTTCGGGCACGCGGGCGATGGGAACATGCACCCCACCGTGGTCTTCGACCGGAAGGACGCGGCGGCCCTGGCGCGGGCGAAGGAAGCGTTCGACGACATCCTGCGCGCGGCGCTGGCCCTGGGCGGCACCATCACGGGCGAGCACGGGGTGGGTTCCCTCAAGCGCGGCTTCCTGGGCGCGCAGCTGGGTCCGGAGACGCTGCGCCTGCACCAGGCAATCAAGGGCGCGCTCGATCCACTGGGCCTCCTCAACCCCGGCAAGGTGCTGTGA